The Musa acuminata AAA Group cultivar baxijiao chromosome BXJ2-2, Cavendish_Baxijiao_AAA, whole genome shotgun sequence genome has a segment encoding these proteins:
- the LOC103976120 gene encoding J domain-containing protein spf31 — protein sequence MAAVTEEDLLLRSFMAEVSGVERDNEVARILSCFKLNPFEHLNLSFDSSVDDVKKQYRKLSLLVHPDKCKHPQAKEAFAALAKAQQLLLDLQEREYILSQVNAAKEELRLKRKKELKKDNASKLKAMVDEGKFEQQYEQSEEFKQQLKIRVREILTEQEWRRRKMQMRISEEEGRLKKEEEETKEMWKRKREHEEQWEETRDQRVSSWRDFMKTGKKGKKGEIRPPKLKTEDPNKSYVQRPVKRG from the exons ATGGCTGCGGTGACGGAGGAGGATCTGCTGCTTAGGAGCTTCATGGCCGAGGTTAGCGGGGTCGAGAGGGACAACGAGGTGGCCAG GATACTTTCATGCTTCAAGTTGAATCCGTTTGAGCATCTGAACTTATCCTTTGATTCATCAGTTGATGATGTGAAGAAGCAATATAGAAAG TTGTCCTTGCTGGTTCACCCGGACAAATGCAAGCATCCACAAGCAAAGGAGGCTTTTGCAG CATTAGCAAAAGCACAGCAGTTACTCCTTGATCTACAGGAAAGGGAATATATTCTCAGTCAAGTTAATGCTGCCAAAG AAGAGCTTAGGTTAAAGAGGAAGAAAGAGTTGAAGAAAGACAATGCCTCTAAATTAAAAGCAATGGTAGATGAG GGAAAATTTGAGCAGCAGTACGAGCAATCAGAAGAATTCAAGCAGCAGTTAAAAATTAGAGTGCGTGAAATTTTAACTGAACAGGAGTGGCGTCGGAGGAAAATGCAAATGCGG ATatcagaagaggaaggaagattaaagaaggaagaagaagaaacgaaAGAGATGTGGAAAAGAAAGCGTGAGCATGAGGAACAGTGGGAGGAAACAAGAGATCAACGG GTTTCCAGCTGGAGAGATTTCATGAAGACCGGAAAGAAG GGCAAAAAAGGTGAGATACGGCCACCAAAGCTCAAAACAGAAGATCCCAATAAGTCCTACGTTCAAAGGCCTGTGAAGAGAGGGTGA
- the LOC135605533 gene encoding oxysterol-binding protein-related protein 1C-like isoform X2: MAPSPPPAAAIREGHHHHHHHNGCRWPSLPLGASASDNGRPRRRRLLILPPSEPSSPCCSSARDSRFRGDLRLNDIVRNGVSGVLHKWVNYGRGWRLRWFVLQDGVLSYYKIHGPDRIELAPDDELSSKVIGEESFRRISRRKKGHPHLPRRPVGEIHLKVSSIRESRSDERRFSIFSGTKRLHLRADTRENRLVWVEALQAVKDMFPRISNSELMAPMDNVIVSTEKLRQRLLEEGLSEAAIQDSEQIMRSEFASLQNQVVLLKQKQILLLDTLRQLETEKVDLENTLIDENHKRSRECESTSVPENGKFSGACSPEVSPSESDYDNGRHDPVEEEIDEEDNTFFDTKDFLSSSSFKSSRSDFPKFQIDSDDDSGSSVDGTDSSMKSMRTKYAYVRRRKKLPDPVEKEKGVSLWSMIKDNIGKDLTKVCLPVYFNEPLSSLQKCFEDLEYSYLIDQAYECGKKGDGLMRILNVAAFAVSGYASTEGRSCKPFNPLLGETYEAEYPEKGLKFFAEKVSHHPMIVACHCEGNGWKFWGDSNLRSKFWGRSIQLDPVGILSVEFDDGEVFQWNKVTTSIYNLILGKLYCDHYGTMRIQGNGEYSCKLKFKEQSIIDRNPHQPL, encoded by the exons ATGGCTCCTTCCCCTCCGCCTGCGGCCGCCATTCGTGAAGggcaccaccatcaccaccaccacaacgGATGCCGATGGCCCTCGTTGCCCCTTGGCGCCTCCGCCAGCGACAACGGGCGCCCACGCCGACGCCGCCTTCTCATCCTCCCGCCGTCCGAACCGTCGTCCCCTTGCTGCTCCTCCGCCCGCGATTCCCGCTTCCGCGGCGACCTTCGGCTCAATGACATCGTCCGGAACGGCGTCTCCGGCGTCCTCCACAAGTGGGTCAACTACGGAAGGGGGTGGCGCCTCCGGTGGTTCGTCCTCCAGGACGGCGTCCTGTCCTACTACAAGATCCATGGCCCCGACCGCATCGAGCTCGCGCCGGATGACGAATTGTCCTCCAAGGTCATAGGCGAGGAGTCCTTCCGTCGGATCTCGCGCCGGAAGAAGGGCCATCCCCATCTCCCTCGCAGGCCCGTCGGCGAAATCCACCTGAAG GTCTCATCGATTAGGGAGAGTCGATCGGACGAGAGAAGGTTCTCCATCTTTTCAGGTACGAAGAGGCTTCATTTGAGGGCGGATACGAGGGAGAACCGGCTGGTGTGGGTGGAGGCGCTGCAGGCGGTGAAGGATATGTTCCCTAGGATCTCCAACAGCGAGCTGATGGCGCCGATGGATAATGTGATTGTCTCCACGGAAAAGCTGAGGCAGAGGCTGCTGGAGGAGGGGTTGAGTGAGGCTGCGATACAGGACAGCGAGCAGATCATGAGGAGTGAGTTTGCCTCCCTGCAGAACCAGGTGGTTCTTCTTAAACAGAAGCAGATCCTCCTCCTTGACACGCTTCGACAGTTAGAG ACAGAAAAGGTTGACTTGGAGAATACACTTATCGACGAGAACCACAAAAGATCAAGAGAATGTGAATCCACTTCTGTTCCAGAGAATGGGAAATTTAGTG GTGCTTGTTCTCCCGAAGTAAGTCCAAGTGAATCTGATTATGATAATGGAAGGCATGATCCTGTTGAAGAGGAGATTGATGAAGAAGATAATACTTTTTTTGATACAAAAGATTTTCTTTCATCAAGTTCTTTCAAAAGCAGTCGATCTGACTTTCCAAAATTTCAAATTGACTCTGATGATGACAGTGGTAGTTCTGTTGATGGTACTGactcttcaatgaagtccatgagaACAAAGTACGCATATGTTAGAAGGCGCAAAAAATTACCTGATCCagttgaaaaagaaaaaggagtgagTCTCTGGTCAATGATTAAGGACAACATCGGGAAGGATCTCACAAAAGTTTGTCTTCCTGTTTATTTTAATGAACCACTTTCATCTTTGCAAAAATGTTTTGAAGATCTGGAATATTCTTACCTTATTGACCAAGCATATGAATGTGGCAAAAAG GGTGATGGACTTATGAGAATCCTTAATGTTGCTGCATTTGCTGTTTCTGGATATGCTTCGACTGAGGGCAGAAGCTGCAAACCTTTTAATCCACTTTTGGGGGAGACATATGAGGCTGAGTATCCTGAAAAAGGTCTAAAGTTTTTTGCAGAAAAG GTCAGTCATCATCCCATGATTGTTGCATGTCACTGTGAAGGTAATGGATGGAAGTTCTGGGGAGATAGCAATTTGAGAAGCAAGTTTTGGGGACGTTCAATTCAGCTTGACCCTGTTGGTATTCTTTCTGTTGAGTTTGATGATGGTGAAGTTTTTCAATGGAACAAG GTGACGACTTCCATTTATAACCTTATATTGGGAAAACTTTATTGTGACCATTATGGTACTATGCGTATACAAGGTAATGGTGAATATTCATGCAAGCTAAAGTTCAAGGAGCAGTCCATAATAGACCGCAACCCTCATCAG CCTTTGTAG
- the LOC135605533 gene encoding oxysterol-binding protein-related protein 1C-like isoform X1 — MAPSPPPAAAIREGHHHHHHHNGCRWPSLPLGASASDNGRPRRRRLLILPPSEPSSPCCSSARDSRFRGDLRLNDIVRNGVSGVLHKWVNYGRGWRLRWFVLQDGVLSYYKIHGPDRIELAPDDELSSKVIGEESFRRISRRKKGHPHLPRRPVGEIHLKVSSIRESRSDERRFSIFSGTKRLHLRADTRENRLVWVEALQAVKDMFPRISNSELMAPMDNVIVSTEKLRQRLLEEGLSEAAIQDSEQIMRSEFASLQNQVVLLKQKQILLLDTLRQLETEKVDLENTLIDENHKRSRECESTSVPENGKFSGACSPEVSPSESDYDNGRHDPVEEEIDEEDNTFFDTKDFLSSSSFKSSRSDFPKFQIDSDDDSGSSVDGTDSSMKSMRTKYAYVRRRKKLPDPVEKEKGVSLWSMIKDNIGKDLTKVCLPVYFNEPLSSLQKCFEDLEYSYLIDQAYECGKKGDGLMRILNVAAFAVSGYASTEGRSCKPFNPLLGETYEAEYPEKGLKFFAEKVSHHPMIVACHCEGNGWKFWGDSNLRSKFWGRSIQLDPVGILSVEFDDGEVFQWNKVTTSIYNLILGKLYCDHYGTMRIQGNGEYSCKLKFKEQSIIDRNPHQVQGVVLDRSGKTVATLIGKWDDSMHYMVGDVSGKGNRAESFSEAQLLWKRSKPSKHPTRYNLTRFAITLNELTPGLKEKLPPTDSRLRPDQRCLENGEYEIANSEKLRLEQRQRQARKMQETGWKPRWFAKDKASGTYRYLGGYWETRGKGSWDGCPDIFGQIPSNHLIE; from the exons ATGGCTCCTTCCCCTCCGCCTGCGGCCGCCATTCGTGAAGggcaccaccatcaccaccaccacaacgGATGCCGATGGCCCTCGTTGCCCCTTGGCGCCTCCGCCAGCGACAACGGGCGCCCACGCCGACGCCGCCTTCTCATCCTCCCGCCGTCCGAACCGTCGTCCCCTTGCTGCTCCTCCGCCCGCGATTCCCGCTTCCGCGGCGACCTTCGGCTCAATGACATCGTCCGGAACGGCGTCTCCGGCGTCCTCCACAAGTGGGTCAACTACGGAAGGGGGTGGCGCCTCCGGTGGTTCGTCCTCCAGGACGGCGTCCTGTCCTACTACAAGATCCATGGCCCCGACCGCATCGAGCTCGCGCCGGATGACGAATTGTCCTCCAAGGTCATAGGCGAGGAGTCCTTCCGTCGGATCTCGCGCCGGAAGAAGGGCCATCCCCATCTCCCTCGCAGGCCCGTCGGCGAAATCCACCTGAAG GTCTCATCGATTAGGGAGAGTCGATCGGACGAGAGAAGGTTCTCCATCTTTTCAGGTACGAAGAGGCTTCATTTGAGGGCGGATACGAGGGAGAACCGGCTGGTGTGGGTGGAGGCGCTGCAGGCGGTGAAGGATATGTTCCCTAGGATCTCCAACAGCGAGCTGATGGCGCCGATGGATAATGTGATTGTCTCCACGGAAAAGCTGAGGCAGAGGCTGCTGGAGGAGGGGTTGAGTGAGGCTGCGATACAGGACAGCGAGCAGATCATGAGGAGTGAGTTTGCCTCCCTGCAGAACCAGGTGGTTCTTCTTAAACAGAAGCAGATCCTCCTCCTTGACACGCTTCGACAGTTAGAG ACAGAAAAGGTTGACTTGGAGAATACACTTATCGACGAGAACCACAAAAGATCAAGAGAATGTGAATCCACTTCTGTTCCAGAGAATGGGAAATTTAGTG GTGCTTGTTCTCCCGAAGTAAGTCCAAGTGAATCTGATTATGATAATGGAAGGCATGATCCTGTTGAAGAGGAGATTGATGAAGAAGATAATACTTTTTTTGATACAAAAGATTTTCTTTCATCAAGTTCTTTCAAAAGCAGTCGATCTGACTTTCCAAAATTTCAAATTGACTCTGATGATGACAGTGGTAGTTCTGTTGATGGTACTGactcttcaatgaagtccatgagaACAAAGTACGCATATGTTAGAAGGCGCAAAAAATTACCTGATCCagttgaaaaagaaaaaggagtgagTCTCTGGTCAATGATTAAGGACAACATCGGGAAGGATCTCACAAAAGTTTGTCTTCCTGTTTATTTTAATGAACCACTTTCATCTTTGCAAAAATGTTTTGAAGATCTGGAATATTCTTACCTTATTGACCAAGCATATGAATGTGGCAAAAAG GGTGATGGACTTATGAGAATCCTTAATGTTGCTGCATTTGCTGTTTCTGGATATGCTTCGACTGAGGGCAGAAGCTGCAAACCTTTTAATCCACTTTTGGGGGAGACATATGAGGCTGAGTATCCTGAAAAAGGTCTAAAGTTTTTTGCAGAAAAG GTCAGTCATCATCCCATGATTGTTGCATGTCACTGTGAAGGTAATGGATGGAAGTTCTGGGGAGATAGCAATTTGAGAAGCAAGTTTTGGGGACGTTCAATTCAGCTTGACCCTGTTGGTATTCTTTCTGTTGAGTTTGATGATGGTGAAGTTTTTCAATGGAACAAG GTGACGACTTCCATTTATAACCTTATATTGGGAAAACTTTATTGTGACCATTATGGTACTATGCGTATACAAGGTAATGGTGAATATTCATGCAAGCTAAAGTTCAAGGAGCAGTCCATAATAGACCGCAACCCTCATCAG GTCCAAGGTGTAGTTCTGGATCGCAGTGGGAAAACTGTTGCAACCCTAATTGGAAAATGGGATGACAGCATGCATTACATGGTCGGAGATGTCTCTGGAAAGGGCAACCGAGCTGAATCATTTTCTGAAGCCCAATTACTGTGGAAGCGTAGTAAACCATCCAAGCATCCTACCCGTTACAACCTTACTCGCTTTGCCATTACGCTGAATGAATTAACCCCTGGATTAAAG GAAAAGTTGCCACCCACTGACTCAAGGCTTCGACCTGACCAGAGGTGCTTGGAGAACGGGGAGTATGAAATAGCAAACTCCGAGAAGTTGAGACTGGAACAAAGGCAACGACAG GCAAGAAAGATGCAGGAAACAGGTTGGAAACCTCGGTGGTTTGCTAAGGACAAAGCCAGCGGCACATACCGTTACCTTGGTGGTTACTGGGAGACGAGGGGAAAAGGTTCGTGGGATGGGTGTCCCGATATCTTTGGCCAAATCCCCAGCAATCACTTGATCGAGTGA
- the LOC135605532 gene encoding uncharacterized protein LOC135605532: MDTVAAAGAGTGGLRFADSVDSSPRSRGGDSLDEAPFSSSDAAAGGRLRLMCSYGGRIVPRPTDKSLCYLGGETRIVVVDRHSSLADLSTMLSRNLHGGRAFSLKYQLPNEDLDSLISVATDEDLDNMVEEYDRILASSAAGTGGSTRSSRLRLFLFPSKTETSPTSSIGSLLDDSKSETWFVDALNSAMNGMGINGLAHGLSSDSASVNCLLGLEDDASVYSVGGGAAIAASGRGGDPSERPEQLVLSLLDSSGKHARHGQDVQSVPDSPMLDTASSFGSASSAPSLSNLPPILVRPDDRPPDLGITGLEGHFAQMNLSAAAAAAGGQRLDNEFKESSYSPQLQLQPPPPISLLASSASTSTISPTENPSRAFSSDDEKSDHGSIQKPLPPPQSSKPNKVESPISDSGSRTTYSNATLDPKRELAAVSSIPSHHVAISATDAAGYQLASTQLEQFQQQQFYPQLHHHHQQQQQHQYIPANSHYIHHPATGVVIPVPSYFPIAAHTIQQSPQVHPYDPHLPLYYYPVHQTPPINLADANSISSGAKPPMPVPQVLPKADQIPTYAGMGYHVVQHHQIAHSPASMSNYGYQFAADHSQPQMYYSQATPPPALAPADAKATRAS, from the exons ATGGACACAGTGGCTGCCGCCGGCGCCGGCACTGGCGGCCTCCGTTTTGCAGACTCCGTCGACTCATCCCCCCGCTCCCGTGGCGGCGATTCCTTGGACGAGGCACCCTTTTCCTCCTCCGATGCCGCCGCCGGCGGGCGCCTCCGCCTCATGTGCAGCTACGGCGGCCGCATCGTCCCCCGGCCCACCGACAAGTCTCTCTGCTACCTTGGCGGCGAGACGCGCATCGTCGTCGTCGACCGCCACTCCTCCCTCGCCGACCTGTCCACCATGCTTTCCCGCAACCTCCATGGCGGCCGCGCCTTCTCCCTCAAGTACCAGCTCCCCAACGAGGACCTCGACTCGCTCATTTCCGTCGCCACCGACGAGGACCTCGACAACATGGTCGAAGAGTACGACCGCATCCTTGCATCATCCGCCGCCGGCACCGGCGGCTCCACCCGCTCCTCTCGCCTCCGCCTCTTCCTGTTCCCCTCTAAGACTGAGACGTCTCCAACGTCCTCGATCGGGTCGCTCCTGGATGACTCCAAGTCAGAGACTTGGTTCGTGGACGCGCTCAATAGCGCCATGAACGGGATGGGGATCAACGGCCTCGCCCACGGCCTCTCCTCCGACTCCGCCTCGGTCAACTGCCTCCTCGGCCTCGAGGATGACGCCTCCGTCTACTCCGTAGGCGGCGGCGCCGCAATCGCCGCCTCAGGACGCGGAGGAGACCCCTCGGAGCGGCCCGAGCAGCTCGTCCTCTCTCTCCTGGACTCGTCCGGCAAGCACGCTCGCCACGGTCAGGACGTTCAGTCCGTCCCGGACTCACCGATGCTCGACACGGCTTCCTCCTTCGGATCGGCCTCCTCCGCCCCTTCCCTGTCCAATCTCCCGCCCATCCTCGTCCGACCCGATGACCGCCCACCCGATCTCGGTATCACCGGCCTCGAGGGCCACTTCGCCCAGATGAACCTCTCCGCCGCAGCCGCTGCTGCAGGCGGACAGAGGCTGGACAATGAATTCAAGGAATCATCGTACAGTCCCCAACTCCAACTCCAACCCCCTCCACCGATATCCCTTTTGGCTTCCTCAGCCTCCACCTCGACCATCTCCCCCACCGAAAACCCCAGCAGAGCATTCTCCTCCGATGACGAGAAGTCCGACCATGGCAGCATCCAGAAGCCGCTCCCGCCGCCGCAGTCTTCGAAACCAAACAAGGTCGAATCCCCAATCTCCGACTCAGGATCAAG AACAACATACTCAAATGCCACCCTCGATCCAAAGCGGGAACTCGCGGCGGTCTCTTCGATTCCGAGCCACCACGTTGCGATTTCAGCCACAGATGCTGCCGGCTACCAATTGGCTTCAACTCAGCTGGAGCAATTCCAACAGCAACAGTTCTATCCCcagcttcatcatcatcatcagcagcagcagcagcatcagtaCATTCCGGCGAATTCCCATTACATCCACCACCCTGCAACCGGCGTAGTGATCCCCGTCCCCTCTTACTTCCCTATTGCTGCCCACACAATTCAGCAATCTCCGCAAGTTCACCCCTACGATCCCCATCTTCCCCTGTACTACTATCCCGTTCATCAGACTCCGCCGATCAATTTGGCAGATGCCAATTCGATTTCTTCGGGGGCAAAACCCCCCATGCCGGTACCTCAAGTCCTCCCCAAGGCTGACCAAATTCCCACCTATGCCGGAATGGGGTATCATGTCGTGCAGCACCACCAAATTGCTCACTCCCCTGCATCGATGTCTAACTACGGCTATCAATTTGCTGCTGATCATTCCCAGCCTCAGATGTACTACTCACAGGCTACTCCACCGCCGGCATTGGCTCCAGCTGATGCCAAGGCAACCAGAGCATCATGA
- the LOC135604813 gene encoding transcription factor PHYTOCHROME INTERACTING FACTOR-LIKE 15-like, translating into MRQSTMNRSPPFRSHAGAGGDDDTMAVRRPPSVIAASEMDFFSEFFGPLSPASGAHCAPHPVLAARVNVGVGVSDAADSSEDVEKESSSGMKSIPAVANDTPGCPSEEVDARSKPPRKRKRNRTSEMHNLTERRRRERIKEKLKALQELIPNSHKLHRASLLEEAIGYIKSLQQQLQIMSGGGIYPAPFVSPPAMPCPRMPHFSPFPAAGLTLGMNMGIGMGVPGMASSTGLSPPSSSFPATSLVPMAAVSPISHFQSPMAMHYWPYTASQELPTLAPSTAVCSQALQAELFHSINQSEPSGAAVNGATQAMAPVSLS; encoded by the exons ATGCGGCAGAGCACCATGAACCGTAGCCCACCGTTTAGGAGCCACGCCGGCGCCGGCGGAGACGACGACACCATGGCCGTCCGCCGGCCCCCGAGCGTTATTGCAGCTTCGGAGATGGACTTCTTCTCGGAGTTCTTCGGCCCGCTCTCTCCGGCGAGCGGGGCTCACTGTGCACCTCACCCTGTTCTCGCTGCCAGAGTCAACGTCGGCGTCGGGGTCAGCGACGCTGCCGACAGCTCGGAGGACGTCGAGAAGGAGAGTTCCAGCGGCATGAAGAGCATCCCTGCCGTCGCAAACGACACTCCCGGGTGTCCCAGCGAA GAGGTGGATGCGAGGAGCAAGCCGCCACGGAAACGGAAACGAAACCGCACGTCGGAGATGCATAATCTCACCGAGAGA aggaggagagagaggatAAAGGAGAAGCTGAAGGCACTGCAAGAACTCATACCCAATTCACATAAA CTGCATAGAGCATCTCTGCTAGAAGAGGCCATTGGGTACATCAAATCCCTGCAACAGCAACTACAA ATCATGTCAGGGGGTGGCATATATCCTGCTCCATTTGTGTCTCCTCCTGCAATGCCCTGCCCGAGAATGCCTCATTTCTCTCCCTTCCCCGCCGCCGGACTCACCCTCGGCATGAACATGGGCATCGGGATGGGAGTACCCGGCATGGCTTCTTCCACAGGCTTGTCTCCGCCTTCCTCTTCATTTCCAGCAACCAGCTTGGTGCCAATGGCCGCAGTCAGCCCCATCTCACATTTCCAATCACCAATGGCGATGCATTACTGGCCGTACACCGCATCACAGGAACTTCCAACTTTGGCACCATCAACCGCTGTTTGTAGCCAAGCTTTGCAGGCTGAACTCTTCCACTCCATTAACCAATCTGAGCCAAGCGGTGCGGCGGTCAACGGAGCTACGCAGGCAATGGCTCCTGTCTCCCTCTCTTGA
- the LOC135604974 gene encoding reticulon-like protein B9: protein MSSGQKKLFGRERPLRDVLGGGKVAAIVLWRDKRLSAAILIAVTVVWLLFEVMEYNLLPLLCHISIAAMLLVFIWSNGAALLDLTPPKIPELILSEQAFRKGALLFHSYLSHSLSILHGIAGGNDLRLFLLTIISLWIISAIGNCCSSINLLFFVLLCALTLPALYERYEREVDHAAAMGIDGLQQLFKKANSKVLEKIPRGPAKANKSN, encoded by the exons ATGTCTTCGGGCCAAAAGAAGCTCTTTGGCAGGGAAAGACCTCTTCGTGATGTTTTAGGTGGAGGAAAAG TTGCTGCTATCGTCCTATGGAGAGACAAACGCTTGTCTGCGGCTATACTCATTGCGGTCACTGTTGTGTGGCTTCTCTTCGAGGTCATGGAGTACAATCTCCTGCCACTTCTTTGCCACATCTCGATAGCAGCAATGCTTCTTGTCTTCATATGGTCCAATGGTGCAGCTCTGCTTGACCT GACACCTCCGAAGATCCCTGAGCTCATCTTATCTGAGCAAGCCTTCAGGAAAGGGGCACTGCTCTTCCATTCCTATCTCAGTCACAGCCTCTCCATACTCCATGGTATTGCAGGTGGCAATGATCTCAGACTGTTCCTCTTG ACAATCATCTCTCTCTGGATCATCTCGGCGATAGGAAACTGCTGCAGCTCCATAAATCTCCTATTTTTCG TTCTTCTTTGCGCGCTGACTCTGCCGGCTTTGTACGAGCGATATGAACGTGAAGTGGATCATGCAGCCGCCATGGGAATTGACGGCCTCCAGCAGCTGTTCAAGAAAGCCAATTCGAAGGTCCTCGAGAAAATTCCCAGAGGACCAGCCAAGGCAAACAAATCCAACTGA